From a single Paraburkholderia sp. FT54 genomic region:
- a CDS encoding amylo-alpha-1,6-glucosidase, with protein MQQPEALGGLSGGIDHREPEPDGVFIPTENLNVASATQHVLKSGDTFIVNDPLGDITGHDDGLFVNDTRVLSQLRLTFGGRAPSLLSGSVSSDNTSFTAHLTNRPLPPLGGDSTPEGVIHVERVRVLSGTVLNEAIELTNYGTSDAVVPLSISFASDFRDMFEVRGLKRDKQGRVEPARVENREVLLGYVGLDDVARNVQIAFSPEPDKLFADRADYTVKLPAQACVSIYLSVSVRVVAESDKPSAGVSQPTHALSEAHLSQIDAERPRVGRAAVRAALVDAHLVMRERRRATARVRSSNPLFNAWIDRSLADLGLLTTDLVTGPYPYAGIPWFSTPFGRDAVITSLQTLWLQPQLAAGVLRFLAEHQARENAPFRDAAPGKIMHEMRKGEMAATGEVPFALYYGGVDTTPLFIVLAGAYAARTGDLALIDELWPALERAAQWVAGVCDKNRYGLLDYQRESDGGLANQGWKDSHDSVFHADGRFPDGPIALVEVQAYASAAFDTMAHFAKLRGLQDSAAQYSERAKKIRQCVEEKYWMKESGFYGIALDGHGELCRVMASNAGHLLAFGLPSRERGESVVRALDSTLFHTGWGVRTLAASQSRFNPMAYHNGSVWPHDNALCARGLARYGGKAAAVRLLQALFQAAVNFDMRLPELFCGFPRRRGEPPTAYPVACLPQAWAAGSPFMMLEACLGITIDAERREVLIEQPMLPEGIDWLEIGDLRVGDASVSITFRRIGDKVVASAEQGDVRVIALL; from the coding sequence ATGCAGCAGCCAGAAGCCCTCGGCGGCCTTTCGGGCGGAATCGACCACCGCGAACCCGAGCCGGACGGCGTATTCATCCCGACGGAAAACCTCAATGTCGCGAGCGCCACCCAGCACGTGCTGAAGTCGGGCGACACCTTCATCGTCAACGATCCGCTCGGCGATATCACCGGCCATGACGACGGCCTGTTCGTCAACGACACACGTGTTCTCTCGCAATTGCGCCTCACTTTCGGCGGACGTGCGCCGTCGCTGCTTTCGGGCAGCGTGAGCAGCGACAACACCTCGTTCACCGCGCATCTGACCAATCGTCCGCTGCCGCCGCTCGGCGGCGACAGCACGCCCGAAGGCGTGATCCACGTCGAGCGCGTGCGGGTGCTGTCAGGCACCGTGCTCAACGAAGCCATCGAACTCACCAACTACGGCACGAGCGATGCCGTGGTGCCGCTGTCCATCTCGTTTGCCAGCGACTTCCGCGACATGTTCGAAGTGCGCGGCCTGAAGCGCGACAAGCAGGGCCGTGTCGAACCGGCGCGCGTCGAGAATCGGGAAGTGCTGCTCGGTTATGTGGGCCTCGATGACGTGGCGCGCAATGTGCAGATTGCCTTCTCGCCGGAACCGGACAAACTTTTCGCCGACCGCGCCGACTACACCGTCAAGCTGCCGGCGCAGGCGTGCGTGTCGATTTATCTGTCGGTGTCGGTGCGGGTCGTGGCGGAGTCAGACAAGCCCAGCGCCGGCGTCTCGCAGCCCACGCATGCGTTGAGTGAAGCCCACCTGTCGCAGATCGACGCGGAGCGCCCGCGTGTCGGCCGCGCGGCCGTGCGCGCCGCGCTCGTCGACGCCCACCTCGTAATGCGTGAGCGCCGCCGCGCCACCGCGCGCGTGCGTTCGAGCAACCCGCTTTTCAACGCATGGATCGACCGCTCGCTCGCCGACCTCGGACTGCTGACCACGGACCTCGTGACCGGTCCCTATCCGTACGCCGGCATTCCGTGGTTCTCCACGCCGTTCGGCCGCGACGCCGTCATCACGTCGCTGCAGACGCTGTGGCTGCAACCGCAGCTGGCCGCGGGCGTGTTGCGCTTTCTCGCCGAGCATCAGGCGCGTGAGAACGCGCCGTTTCGTGATGCCGCGCCCGGCAAGATCATGCACGAGATGCGCAAGGGCGAGATGGCCGCAACCGGCGAAGTGCCGTTCGCGCTGTACTACGGCGGCGTCGATACCACGCCGTTGTTCATCGTGCTGGCCGGCGCCTATGCGGCACGCACGGGCGACCTCGCGTTGATCGACGAATTGTGGCCGGCGCTCGAGCGCGCGGCGCAGTGGGTCGCGGGTGTATGCGACAAGAACCGCTACGGCCTGTTGGACTATCAGCGCGAATCGGACGGCGGTCTGGCGAATCAGGGCTGGAAGGACAGTCACGATTCCGTTTTCCACGCCGACGGCCGCTTCCCCGATGGCCCGATCGCGCTCGTCGAAGTGCAGGCGTATGCGAGCGCCGCCTTCGACACCATGGCCCACTTCGCGAAGCTGCGCGGCCTGCAAGATTCGGCGGCGCAATACAGCGAGCGCGCGAAAAAAATCCGCCAGTGCGTCGAAGAAAAGTACTGGATGAAAGAGTCCGGCTTCTACGGCATCGCGCTCGACGGCCATGGCGAACTGTGCCGTGTGATGGCCTCGAACGCCGGTCACTTGCTGGCCTTTGGTCTGCCTTCGCGCGAGCGCGGCGAATCGGTGGTGCGCGCGCTCGACTCCACGTTGTTCCACACCGGCTGGGGCGTGCGCACGCTGGCCGCGAGCCAGTCGCGTTTCAACCCCATGGCGTATCACAACGGCTCGGTCTGGCCGCACGACAATGCGCTGTGCGCGCGCGGCCTGGCGCGCTACGGCGGCAAGGCGGCGGCCGTGCGTTTGCTGCAGGCGCTGTTCCAGGCAGCGGTCAATTTCGACATGCGCTTGCCGGAACTCTTCTGCGGCTTCCCACGGCGGCGCGGCGAGCCGCCCACTGCCTATCCGGTCGCCTGTTTGCCGCAGGCATGGGCAGCGGGTTCGCCGTTCATGATGCTCGAAGCGTGTCTGGGCATCACGATCGACGCCGAGCGGCGCGAGGTGCTGATCGAACAGCCGATGCTGCCCGAAGGCATCGACTGGCTCGAGATCGGCGATCTGCGCGTCGGCGACGCGTCGGTGTCGATCACGTTCCGCCGCATCGGCGACAAGGTCGTGGCGTCGGCGGAGCAGGGCGACGTGCGGGTGATCGCGCTGCTCTGA
- a CDS encoding DUF2278 family protein gives MAQNVYVLFKGALKLGVPFLDGYKGDPHYVIVADDQSGGEFEIVTNVKSDSTLAGAAGYNVLYSWNQYFDHPMVADLAKLPAGLAQSGFPKLDYVHDPRLVDLTTMRPITLDTAAEHNDINALVNDMLQLDMSAAPVEFVYTGKSGQDKRRGWQPSKPVTVYGFGFLFEPEHDGLHETHMNQGNPKPQPGSHARDHSSENGTFQDGAVMVEVDGRFQALFVAFQTQLVPTDNRGWPIPGTSHPILR, from the coding sequence ATGGCGCAAAACGTCTACGTCCTTTTCAAGGGTGCGCTGAAGCTCGGCGTGCCCTTTCTCGACGGCTACAAAGGCGATCCGCATTATGTGATCGTGGCGGACGATCAGAGCGGCGGCGAGTTCGAAATCGTCACCAATGTGAAGTCCGACAGTACGCTTGCCGGGGCCGCCGGCTACAACGTGCTTTATTCGTGGAACCAGTATTTCGATCATCCGATGGTGGCGGACCTCGCGAAGCTGCCGGCGGGACTCGCGCAGTCCGGCTTTCCGAAGCTGGACTACGTGCACGATCCGCGCCTCGTCGATCTCACTACGATGCGGCCCATCACGCTCGATACCGCGGCCGAGCACAACGACATCAACGCGCTCGTCAACGATATGCTGCAACTGGATATGTCGGCGGCGCCCGTTGAATTCGTGTACACGGGCAAGAGCGGTCAGGACAAACGGCGCGGCTGGCAGCCCTCGAAGCCTGTCACGGTGTATGGCTTCGGCTTCCTGTTCGAGCCGGAACACGACGGCTTGCACGAGACGCACATGAATCAGGGTAATCCAAAGCCGCAGCCGGGCAGCCACGCGCGCGACCACTCGTCGGAGAACGGCACGTTTCAGGACGGCGCCGTGATGGTCGAAGTGGATGGGCGCTTTCAGGCGCTGTTCGTAGCGTTCCAGACGCAGCTCGTGCCGACCGATAATCGCGGCTGGCCGATTCCCGGCACGTCTCATCCGATTCTGCGCTGA
- a CDS encoding nitronate monooxygenase family protein: MKTQITELFGIEHPIIQGGMHYVGFAELAAAVSNAGGLGIITALTQPSPEALAGEIRRCRDMTDKPFGVNLTFLPARNPPDYPGYVRAIIDGGVKIVETAGNNPQKWLPMLQEAGIKVIHKCTSVRHALKAESIGCDAVSVDGFECGGHPGEDDVPNFILLPRAADELRVPFVASGGMTDGRSLVAALAMGAGGINMGTRFVATHEAPVHRKVKQAIVAATELDTRLVMRPLRNTERVLNNAGVERLLEKERRLGADIAFSDIADEVGGIYPRVMKDGDLDAGAWSCGMVAGLIHDIPTVGELVERIMHQAEEIVAKRLHGMLSPA, from the coding sequence ATGAAGACGCAGATCACGGAATTGTTCGGCATCGAGCATCCCATCATCCAAGGCGGCATGCACTACGTAGGATTCGCGGAACTGGCTGCCGCGGTGTCCAATGCGGGCGGCCTGGGCATCATTACGGCGCTGACACAGCCCAGCCCGGAGGCGCTGGCGGGAGAGATCCGGCGCTGCCGGGACATGACCGACAAGCCATTCGGCGTCAACCTGACTTTCCTTCCGGCACGCAATCCGCCGGATTACCCCGGCTATGTGCGCGCGATCATCGATGGCGGCGTGAAAATCGTCGAGACCGCTGGGAACAATCCGCAGAAGTGGCTGCCCATGCTGCAAGAAGCCGGCATCAAGGTGATTCACAAATGCACATCGGTGCGGCATGCACTGAAGGCCGAGAGCATCGGCTGCGATGCGGTCAGCGTGGACGGCTTTGAATGCGGGGGCCATCCCGGCGAGGACGATGTCCCCAACTTCATCCTGCTGCCCCGTGCCGCGGACGAGCTCAGGGTACCGTTCGTCGCCTCGGGCGGCATGACCGATGGTCGCTCGCTGGTGGCGGCACTTGCCATGGGCGCGGGCGGTATCAACATGGGCACGCGCTTCGTGGCGACCCACGAAGCGCCGGTCCACCGGAAGGTCAAGCAGGCCATCGTCGCGGCAACCGAACTGGATACGCGGCTCGTCATGCGCCCGCTGCGCAATACCGAGCGCGTGCTGAACAACGCTGGGGTCGAGCGCCTGCTGGAAAAGGAAAGGCGGCTCGGCGCCGACATCGCCTTCTCGGACATCGCGGACGAGGTAGGTGGCATCTATCCGCGTGTCATGAAGGACGGCGACCTGGACGCCGGTGCCTGGTCGTGCGGCATGGTCGCCGGACTCATTCATGACATCCCCACGGTCGGCGAGCTGGTCGAACGAATCATGCACCAGGCCGAAGAGATTGTTGCAAAGCGGCTTCACGGAATGCTGTCGCCGGCGTGA
- a CDS encoding SDR family oxidoreductase, whose translation MTAVADLFNLKGRTALVTGGSSGLGLQIAEALGTQGARVVISARKADTLQSAQAHLAGLGVDASWIAADNGSEEEVERLANETMERLGKVDILVNNAGATWGATTANHPLSAWDKVMNLNVRAIFLLTQQIGKLSMIPNRYGRIINLASIAGLRGNGPTSQPTIAYNTSKGAVINFTRGLAGEWGPYGITVNALAPGMFPSKTTRGTIEKVGIEKLSERAPLQRIGDDDDLKGAALLFASDAGKHITGQILAVDGGVTAV comes from the coding sequence ATGACTGCTGTGGCGGATCTTTTCAACCTGAAGGGCCGAACGGCCCTCGTCACCGGCGGGTCCAGCGGCCTGGGCCTGCAGATTGCCGAGGCGCTTGGCACGCAAGGTGCCCGCGTGGTGATCTCGGCGCGCAAGGCGGACACGCTTCAGTCCGCACAGGCGCATCTGGCCGGCCTGGGTGTGGACGCAAGCTGGATCGCGGCAGACAATGGCAGCGAGGAAGAAGTCGAGCGCCTTGCCAACGAAACGATGGAACGCCTGGGCAAGGTCGACATCCTCGTCAACAATGCCGGCGCCACGTGGGGCGCAACTACGGCTAACCATCCGCTTTCCGCCTGGGACAAGGTCATGAACTTGAACGTACGGGCGATCTTCCTGCTCACTCAGCAGATCGGGAAGCTGTCGATGATCCCCAATCGCTATGGCCGCATCATCAACCTCGCCTCAATTGCCGGCCTCAGGGGTAACGGTCCCACGAGCCAGCCGACCATCGCTTACAACACGAGCAAGGGTGCGGTGATTAATTTTACCCGTGGGCTCGCCGGCGAATGGGGGCCGTACGGCATCACCGTCAATGCGCTCGCGCCGGGCATGTTCCCGTCGAAGACGACCAGGGGAACGATCGAGAAGGTCGGCATCGAGAAACTGTCGGAACGCGCGCCCCTGCAGCGCATCGGTGATGACGACGATCTCAAGGGCGCAGCCCTGCTATTCGCCAGTGACGCAGGCAAGCACATTACCGGCCAGATTCTTGCCGTGGACGGCGGCGTGACTGCCGTCTGA
- a CDS encoding alpha/beta hydrolase, with amino-acid sequence MPYVQAGEGEVLLFVHGSLCDYRYWQPQLAGLAKHYRCVAVSLTHYWPAVDTEPGLPFSWSEHANEVAEFIERFGAGPAHVVGHSRGGCVAFHFGRRHPELVRTLTLADPGGPLQIAGRPPARLPETANALRAKAAQLIESGAVEAGLQLFVDSVSRPGFWAMSTPGFRRMATDNAHTLARQFRDPLPAYVPEEAAEVRCPVLLIDGEKSPDMFRRTVAALQTWMPDARRETVRGASHGMNLAHPSAFNRYVDEFIRSMSTQ; translated from the coding sequence ATGCCTTACGTGCAAGCCGGCGAGGGCGAAGTGCTGCTGTTCGTGCATGGCTCGCTGTGCGACTACCGCTACTGGCAACCGCAACTCGCGGGCCTGGCGAAACACTATCGCTGTGTCGCAGTGAGTCTCACGCACTACTGGCCGGCGGTCGATACCGAACCCGGCCTGCCGTTCAGCTGGAGCGAGCATGCCAACGAAGTGGCTGAATTCATCGAGCGTTTCGGCGCGGGGCCGGCGCACGTGGTCGGACATTCGCGCGGTGGCTGCGTGGCGTTTCATTTCGGGCGACGCCATCCTGAGCTGGTGCGGACGTTGACGCTCGCCGATCCGGGCGGTCCGTTGCAGATTGCCGGACGTCCGCCCGCGCGTTTGCCGGAAACGGCCAATGCGTTGCGCGCGAAAGCGGCACAACTGATTGAAAGCGGGGCAGTGGAGGCCGGCTTGCAACTGTTCGTCGACTCGGTCAGCCGGCCCGGTTTCTGGGCGATGAGCACGCCGGGCTTTCGCCGTATGGCGACCGACAATGCGCACACCCTCGCGCGTCAATTCCGCGACCCGTTGCCTGCGTATGTTCCCGAGGAGGCCGCCGAGGTGCGTTGCCCGGTGCTGCTGATCGACGGTGAAAAAAGTCCCGACATGTTTCGCCGTACCGTGGCCGCGCTGCAAACGTGGATGCCGGATGCACGACGCGAAACGGTGCGTGGCGCGTCGCACGGAATGAACCTCGCGCATCCGTCGGCGTTCAATCGCTACGTCGACGAATTCATTCGTTCAATGAGCACGCAGTGA
- a CDS encoding enoyl-CoA hydratase-related protein yields the protein MTAEIKVELSGSGVLAVTIARPDKKNALTNDMYGALADAIASANDNDEIRVLLIQADGDTFTAGNDVSEFAAQSTGNGPKERNVTRFLRGLANATKPIIAAVQGKAVGVGTTMLLHCDYVLLSEEAQLITPFVNLALVPEAASSCLLPLRIGHVKAFEMFALGQAVPANVAVAWGIANKAVSNAELRAEARRVAENIAAKPIGSLTAMKRLMRDAEKLVAQMDCESAIFVERLASAEAKEAFAAFAQKRQPDFTRIVRQ from the coding sequence ATGACCGCAGAAATCAAAGTTGAGCTATCAGGAAGTGGTGTACTGGCCGTCACGATTGCGCGACCGGATAAGAAAAACGCGCTCACTAACGATATGTATGGCGCTCTTGCAGATGCCATCGCGAGCGCCAATGATAACGACGAGATTCGTGTGTTGTTGATTCAGGCCGATGGAGACACATTCACAGCCGGCAACGACGTCTCGGAATTCGCAGCGCAGTCGACGGGCAACGGCCCGAAAGAACGCAACGTCACCCGCTTTCTGCGAGGCCTGGCGAACGCCACGAAACCGATCATTGCCGCAGTCCAGGGCAAGGCCGTCGGAGTTGGAACGACCATGTTGCTCCATTGTGACTATGTGCTCCTCTCCGAAGAGGCGCAATTGATCACCCCCTTCGTGAATCTGGCACTCGTTCCCGAAGCTGCCTCAAGCTGCCTGCTTCCCTTGCGAATCGGGCATGTCAAGGCATTCGAAATGTTCGCCCTCGGGCAAGCCGTTCCTGCAAACGTTGCAGTTGCATGGGGTATTGCAAATAAGGCTGTCTCCAACGCGGAACTCCGTGCAGAGGCACGCCGTGTTGCCGAGAATATTGCTGCCAAGCCCATTGGATCGCTGACCGCGATGAAGCGACTGATGCGAGACGCTGAGAAGCTGGTCGCTCAGATGGATTGCGAAAGCGCCATCTTCGTGGAGCGACTAGCCAGCGCTGAAGCGAAAGAAGCCTTCGCGGCGTTTGCCCAAAAGCGCCAGCCGGATTTCACGAGAATCGTTCGGCAATAG
- a CDS encoding rod shape-determining protein, protein MARPTPHYPLFDRLFRHSVTVDLGTANTLIYTDDGGIVLNQPSVVCFQKEAADRPKRVAAVGTQARQLLGRAPANLETVRPMRHGVIANFSAAEHMIRQFVDMAHLRPLFSRRAAFTVCVPAGATQVERRAIKEAAVAAGAWKVSLIGESLASAVGAGLPVSEANGSMVVDIGGGTTEVGVIALGGMAYSGSIRVGGDSFDMAIVNYVRNLYGVLLGEQTAEHLKKSIGTAVRDVPHEHMNATGRSADDGLPRTVQLSNHDIADAIEGPLRQVISAVKRGLEAAPAELVTDIADNGIVLTGGGALLSNLSRRLTSEIGLDVRVADEPLTCAVRGAGTAAAAGLLDEFAYE, encoded by the coding sequence ATGGCCAGACCGACGCCGCATTACCCGCTTTTCGATCGCCTGTTCCGTCATTCCGTGACGGTGGACCTCGGCACGGCCAACACCCTGATCTATACCGACGACGGCGGTATCGTGCTGAATCAGCCGTCCGTGGTGTGCTTCCAGAAAGAGGCCGCTGACAGGCCGAAACGTGTTGCCGCCGTCGGCACTCAGGCGCGTCAGCTTCTGGGCCGCGCGCCAGCAAACCTCGAAACCGTGCGGCCGATGCGCCACGGCGTGATCGCCAACTTCTCCGCCGCTGAGCACATGATCCGGCAATTCGTCGACATGGCGCACCTGCGGCCGCTGTTCAGCCGCCGTGCCGCGTTCACCGTGTGCGTGCCGGCCGGCGCGACCCAGGTCGAGCGTCGCGCGATCAAGGAAGCGGCCGTGGCGGCCGGCGCGTGGAAGGTGAGCCTGATCGGCGAATCGCTGGCATCCGCGGTCGGCGCGGGTTTGCCGGTGTCGGAAGCGAACGGGTCGATGGTGGTCGATATCGGCGGAGGCACCACGGAAGTCGGTGTGATCGCGCTCGGCGGTATGGCCTACAGCGGCTCCATTCGCGTCGGCGGCGACAGTTTCGACATGGCGATCGTGAACTACGTACGCAATCTGTACGGCGTGCTGCTCGGCGAACAGACCGCTGAGCACCTCAAGAAGAGCATTGGCACAGCCGTGCGCGACGTGCCGCACGAACATATGAACGCGACCGGCCGCAGCGCCGACGACGGCTTGCCGCGCACGGTTCAACTGAGCAACCACGATATCGCCGATGCGATCGAGGGGCCGCTGCGTCAGGTGATCAGCGCGGTGAAGCGCGGGCTCGAAGCGGCACCGGCCGAACTGGTGACCGACATCGCCGACAACGGCATCGTGCTGACGGGCGGCGGTGCGCTGCTCAGCAACCTGAGCCGCCGCCTGACGAGCGAAATCGGCCTCGACGTGCGCGTCGCCGACGAACCGCTGACGTGCGCGGTGCGCGGCGCAGGCACGGCGGCCGCCGCCGGTCTGCTGGACGAATTCGCTTACGAATGA
- a CDS encoding crotonase/enoyl-CoA hydratase family protein, which yields MSNAATTPEVRMTIEDRIAIISVDNTARKNAFTPEMMQQLSQRLTEFDDDDNLWVAVLDPAGEHTTAGLDMPKFFGPTATAKPIPDDQVDPFGLGKRCRKPVISVVHGITYTIGLEQMLASDIVIAADTARFCQMESKRGIAPLGGAHYRYLTRTGWGNAMYHLFLCDEFSAEEAYRCGFVQEVHPYGRHRERAMEIARAISKVAPIGLRATKAAALTYIEHGEQAAIAVIPQIREEVFASEDFREGVQSFVERREARFTGR from the coding sequence ATGAGCAACGCAGCAACGACGCCCGAAGTCCGCATGACGATCGAGGACCGTATCGCGATCATCTCGGTCGACAACACAGCCAGGAAGAACGCCTTCACCCCGGAGATGATGCAGCAGCTCTCGCAGCGGCTGACCGAGTTCGACGACGACGACAACCTGTGGGTGGCAGTTCTCGACCCCGCCGGCGAACACACCACTGCCGGCCTCGACATGCCTAAGTTCTTCGGCCCGACCGCCACGGCAAAGCCGATCCCCGACGACCAGGTCGATCCCTTCGGTCTGGGCAAACGCTGCCGCAAGCCGGTGATCTCGGTCGTCCATGGCATTACCTATACGATCGGCCTCGAGCAGATGCTGGCGTCGGACATCGTGATTGCAGCCGACACCGCTCGCTTCTGCCAGATGGAATCGAAACGCGGCATCGCGCCGCTGGGTGGCGCGCACTATCGTTACCTTACCCGCACGGGCTGGGGCAATGCGATGTACCACCTGTTCCTGTGTGACGAATTCTCCGCTGAGGAGGCATACCGCTGCGGTTTCGTCCAGGAAGTGCATCCATACGGGCGGCACCGCGAGCGTGCGATGGAGATCGCCCGGGCGATCAGCAAGGTCGCGCCGATCGGCCTGCGTGCGACCAAGGCTGCGGCTCTGACCTATATCGAGCACGGCGAGCAGGCAGCGATTGCCGTCATCCCGCAGATTCGAGAGGAGGTCTTCGCGTCGGAGGACTTCAGGGAAGGGGTCCAGTCCTTTGTCGAGCGTCGCGAGGCCCGCTTCACGGGGCGGTGA
- a CDS encoding MarR family winged helix-turn-helix transcriptional regulator, with protein MDHRLVYLLDVGQRRLHRWSQARTAAGGVTAAQAGLLFVLAKNDGALTIEAAAALDLKAPGMSGLVDRAERAGLIERHADEFDRRASRLWLTEDGRVALKRSKAVLARLNARLTEGFTASEIDIVVRWLTSLQEKSLAIDEDPHQGTPTVPLVRNGPIAERFS; from the coding sequence ATGGATCATCGGCTTGTCTATCTACTGGATGTGGGTCAGCGGCGCCTACATCGGTGGTCGCAGGCGAGGACAGCCGCCGGTGGAGTGACAGCAGCGCAGGCTGGTCTGCTCTTTGTTCTGGCAAAGAACGACGGTGCCCTCACGATTGAAGCGGCGGCAGCCCTTGACCTCAAGGCGCCGGGAATGAGTGGGTTGGTTGATCGAGCCGAACGGGCTGGTCTGATCGAACGCCATGCGGATGAGTTCGATCGACGCGCGTCGCGGCTTTGGCTGACGGAAGACGGGCGCGTTGCACTCAAGCGTTCGAAGGCAGTTCTCGCTCGATTGAATGCGCGGCTGACCGAAGGGTTTACAGCGTCCGAGATCGACATCGTAGTGCGATGGCTGACAAGTTTGCAGGAGAAGTCCCTGGCCATTGACGAGGATCCGCACCAGGGGACACCGACGGTGCCCCTGGTGCGTAACGGTCCTATTGCCGAACGATTCTCGTGA
- the gltA gene encoding citrate synthase, with product MNSKTHATLRFSDSDQTIDLPIYQGTLGPDVIDIRKLYGQTGKFTYDPGFMSTAACNSEITYIDGDKGELLYRGYPIDNLAQNADFLETCYLLLKGELPDAKQKEEFVRNVTQHTMVHDQMHFFFRGFRRDAHPMAILVAAVGALSAFYHDSLDINDPQHREISAIRMIAKLPTLVAMAYKYTVGQPFVYPKNDLSYSANFMRMMFANPAEEYKVNDVLVRALDRILILHADHEQNASTSTVRLAGSSGANPFACIAAGIACLWGPAHGGANEAALNMLEEIGSVDNIPEFIAQVKDKNSGVKLMGFGHRVYKNYDPRAKLMRETCHEVLEELGLHDDPLFKLAMALEKIALEDEYFVSRKLYPNVDFYSGIVQRALGIPTAMFTCIFAMARTVGWIAQWNEMIADPEQKIGRPRQLFVGATQRKAEPLATR from the coding sequence ATGAACTCGAAGACACACGCAACGCTGCGTTTTTCCGACAGCGACCAGACCATTGATCTGCCCATTTATCAGGGCACGCTCGGACCGGACGTGATCGACATCCGCAAGCTGTACGGCCAGACCGGCAAGTTCACGTACGACCCGGGCTTCATGTCCACGGCGGCATGTAACTCCGAAATCACTTATATCGACGGCGACAAAGGCGAGCTGCTGTACCGCGGTTATCCGATCGACAATCTGGCGCAGAACGCCGACTTCCTCGAAACCTGCTACCTGCTGCTGAAGGGCGAATTGCCGGATGCGAAGCAGAAGGAAGAGTTCGTCAGGAACGTCACGCAGCATACGATGGTGCACGACCAGATGCACTTCTTCTTCCGCGGTTTCCGTCGCGACGCGCACCCGATGGCGATTCTGGTCGCCGCGGTCGGCGCGTTGTCCGCGTTCTATCACGACTCGCTCGACATCAACGATCCGCAGCATCGTGAAATTTCCGCGATCCGCATGATCGCGAAGCTGCCCACGCTGGTGGCGATGGCGTACAAGTACACGGTCGGTCAGCCGTTCGTTTATCCGAAGAACGACCTGTCGTATAGCGCGAATTTCATGCGGATGATGTTCGCCAACCCGGCGGAAGAGTACAAGGTCAACGACGTGCTGGTGCGCGCGCTGGACCGTATCCTGATCCTGCACGCGGACCACGAGCAGAATGCATCGACGTCGACCGTGCGTCTCGCCGGTTCGTCGGGCGCGAATCCGTTCGCGTGTATCGCAGCGGGTATCGCGTGTCTGTGGGGCCCGGCGCACGGCGGCGCGAATGAAGCGGCGCTGAACATGCTGGAAGAAATCGGCTCGGTCGACAACATCCCCGAATTCATCGCGCAGGTGAAGGACAAGAATTCCGGCGTGAAGCTGATGGGCTTCGGTCACCGCGTCTACAAGAATTACGATCCGCGTGCGAAGCTGATGCGCGAAACCTGCCACGAAGTGCTGGAAGAATTGGGCCTGCACGACGACCCGTTGTTCAAGCTCGCCATGGCACTCGAAAAGATCGCGCTGGAAGATGAATACTTCGTGTCGCGCAAGCTGTATCCGAACGTCGACTTCTACTCGGGTATCGTGCAGCGCGCGCTGGGCATTCCGACCGCCATGTTCACCTGTATCTTCGCGATGGCGCGCACGGTCGGCTGGATTGCACAGTGGAACGAAATGATCGCCGATCCGGAACAGAAGATCGGCCGTCCGCGTCAGCTCTTCGTGGGTGCGACGCAACGCAAGGCCGAGCCGCTGGCGACGCGCTAA